A single genomic interval of Bradyrhizobium sp. AZCC 1693 harbors:
- a CDS encoding amidase, producing the protein MSDELCLLPATELRARIARKDVSPVEITRAVLARAERMQPGLNCFITLCGDEAMAEAKNAEREVMAGGRLGLLHGIPFTVKDIVNTKGVRTTFGAIPYKDNIPDHDAVAVARMRAEGAILLGKTTTPEFGTKCLTDSPLFGRTRNAWSGARSSGGSSGGAAVAVASGIAPLAIATDGGGSTRIPSACNGVVGLKQSNGVIPHSQVQDAFGNQTYVTPTTRTVADTALMMQAMSGEDASDPWSIGFPQWNFVDGSAPNGDLRGRKIAFCLAPPGRPVAADVVAAFKVALARLEALGAEVEEMSGDGFEVEPIWRAINHTAWRARFEKLAADHGDVLSETFMKQLALATKVSGVDYQRAMFDRTALFRRVQTLLQRVDIVAMPTITRTALPIDQDLFGTIEIDGRVFSDVRPSWFPWTMPFNMTGHPAVSLPCGFDADGLPIGIQLVGQFRGDVELLRVSALFETSQDLLGRWPSLAG; encoded by the coding sequence ATGAGCGATGAACTGTGCTTGCTGCCTGCGACCGAACTCCGCGCGCGGATCGCCCGCAAGGATGTTTCGCCGGTCGAAATCACGCGCGCCGTTCTTGCGCGTGCCGAGCGAATGCAGCCCGGGCTGAACTGCTTCATCACGCTGTGCGGCGATGAGGCGATGGCCGAGGCGAAGAATGCGGAGCGTGAGGTCATGGCCGGGGGGCGGCTCGGCCTGCTTCACGGCATTCCGTTCACCGTGAAGGATATCGTCAACACCAAGGGGGTGCGAACGACCTTCGGAGCGATCCCCTACAAGGACAACATTCCCGACCATGATGCGGTCGCCGTGGCGCGCATGCGGGCAGAGGGTGCCATCCTCTTGGGCAAGACCACGACGCCCGAGTTCGGCACCAAGTGCCTGACGGACTCGCCATTGTTCGGCCGCACGCGCAATGCCTGGAGTGGCGCGCGCTCGAGCGGTGGTTCAAGCGGGGGAGCGGCGGTTGCGGTTGCCAGCGGCATTGCACCTCTTGCGATCGCGACGGATGGCGGCGGCTCGACGCGGATTCCGTCAGCCTGCAACGGCGTTGTCGGGCTGAAGCAAAGCAACGGCGTTATTCCCCACAGCCAGGTGCAGGACGCGTTCGGCAACCAGACCTATGTGACGCCGACGACGCGCACCGTCGCAGACACCGCCTTGATGATGCAGGCGATGTCGGGAGAAGACGCTTCTGATCCGTGGTCGATCGGATTTCCGCAGTGGAACTTTGTCGACGGATCGGCGCCGAACGGCGATCTGCGCGGGCGCAAGATTGCATTCTGCCTCGCGCCGCCCGGCCGGCCGGTTGCGGCCGATGTCGTCGCGGCATTCAAGGTCGCGCTTGCCAGGCTGGAGGCCCTTGGGGCCGAGGTCGAGGAAATGTCCGGCGACGGATTTGAGGTGGAGCCGATCTGGCGCGCCATCAATCACACCGCGTGGCGCGCGCGGTTCGAGAAGCTTGCGGCCGACCATGGCGACGTGCTGAGCGAGACCTTCATGAAGCAACTGGCGCTGGCCACGAAGGTCAGCGGTGTTGACTATCAACGGGCGATGTTTGACCGTACGGCCCTGTTCCGGCGGGTTCAGACATTGTTGCAAAGGGTCGACATTGTCGCGATGCCAACCATCACCCGAACCGCGCTTCCGATCGATCAGGACCTGTTCGGCACGATAGAAATCGACGGGCGGGTATTCAGCGACGTGCGGCCGAGCTGGTTTCCCTGGACGATGCCGTTCAACATGACCGGTCATCCCGCCGTCAGTCTGCCCTGCGGCTTTGATGCGGATGGCCTGCCGATCGGCATCCAGTTGGTCGGGCAATTCCGTGGAGACGTCGAATTGCTGCGCGTCAGCGCGCTGTTTGAGACCTCGCAAGATCTGCTTGGCCGCTGGCCGAGCCTGGCCGGCTAA
- a CDS encoding LysR family transcriptional regulator yields the protein MDLRRLRYFVAVAEERSVGRAAVRLRMAQPPLSVQIRKLESEVGTPLFRRGTRGMELTAAGRALLSRAREALALTAEGFEAARAVAAGRRGRLSVGYMFALAHAMLPRLVPELRRALPKVDLEFIELSASTREARLLDHSVTVALCMPAIRHSEIEVSTIGTQRLMLAMPAGSHLARAAAVPVKKLQGRPLISLPGPAEDPATSVVTSLLRRHQVSMPVANRVETVHSALSLVLAGEGMAILPACAQLGCPTGVVFRPFLDADDAIDVAVCWRRDSLNPLVRNFLKCAEKVIRQA from the coding sequence ATGGACCTCCGGCGTCTCCGCTATTTCGTTGCCGTAGCAGAAGAGCGCAGCGTTGGCCGGGCGGCCGTCCGCCTGCGCATGGCGCAGCCGCCATTGTCGGTCCAGATCCGCAAATTGGAATCGGAAGTAGGAACCCCGCTGTTTCGCCGGGGCACGCGAGGGATGGAGTTGACCGCGGCCGGTCGCGCCTTGTTGTCGCGCGCGCGTGAAGCGCTGGCGCTAACGGCCGAAGGTTTTGAGGCAGCCCGCGCGGTGGCGGCGGGGCGCCGGGGAAGACTGTCGGTCGGTTACATGTTCGCGCTCGCTCACGCCATGTTGCCGAGGCTGGTTCCGGAACTTCGAAGGGCCCTTCCCAAGGTCGATCTGGAGTTCATCGAACTGAGCGCATCGACGCGCGAGGCACGGCTGCTGGATCACAGCGTGACTGTCGCGCTGTGCATGCCGGCCATTCGCCACAGCGAGATCGAGGTCTCCACGATCGGAACGCAGCGATTGATGCTGGCCATGCCGGCCGGTTCGCATCTGGCGCGCGCAGCGGCCGTGCCGGTGAAAAAGCTGCAGGGCCGCCCGCTGATAAGCTTGCCCGGACCTGCCGAGGATCCCGCGACCTCCGTTGTGACGTCGCTGCTGAGGCGGCATCAGGTCAGCATGCCGGTCGCGAATCGGGTCGAGACGGTGCACTCGGCGCTCAGCCTCGTTCTTGCCGGCGAGGGCATGGCGATCCTTCCCGCCTGCGCCCAGCTCGGATGCCCGACCGGCGTCGTGTTCAGGCCCTTCCTCGACGCCGACGACGCCATCGACGTCGCGGTTTGCTGGCGCCGGGATTCTCTCAATCCGCTGGTCCGGAATTTTCTCAAATGCGCGGAAAAGGTGATCCGCCAGGCCTGA
- a CDS encoding pyridoxamine 5'-phosphate oxidase family protein, translating into MTVVATIEQLEAIYGFPNDASTVKVADRITPAYRALMDNSPFAALATCGPEGLDCSPRGDLPGFVRIHDEKTLMMPDRRGNNRCDSLRNIVRDPRVALLFLIPGSGSTLRINGRAHVSADPDLLASFKMEGKAPRTVIVMTVEEVYFQCARAIVRSDLWNPDKRVDARSLPTPGQILAEMSDNAVGGEKYDREWPERARQTMW; encoded by the coding sequence ATGACCGTTGTCGCGACCATCGAGCAGCTCGAGGCCATCTACGGCTTTCCTAACGATGCCTCGACGGTCAAGGTCGCGGACAGGATCACGCCGGCCTATCGGGCGTTGATGGACAACTCACCGTTCGCGGCGCTGGCGACCTGCGGGCCGGAGGGACTGGATTGTTCGCCGCGCGGCGACCTGCCGGGCTTCGTTCGCATCCACGACGAGAAGACGCTGATGATGCCGGATCGCCGCGGCAACAACCGTTGCGATTCGCTGCGCAACATCGTGCGTGATCCCCGGGTGGCGCTGTTGTTTCTCATCCCGGGCTCCGGCAGCACGCTGCGTATCAACGGCCGCGCGCATGTCTCCGCCGATCCGGACCTGCTCGCGTCGTTCAAGATGGAGGGCAAGGCACCGCGCACCGTCATCGTCATGACGGTGGAGGAGGTCTACTTCCAGTGCGCACGCGCCATAGTGCGCTCCGATCTCTGGAATCCAGACAAGCGCGTCGACGCCCGAAGCCTGCCGACGCCCGGCCAGATCCTTGCCGAGATGAGCGACAACGCCGTCGGCGGCGAGAAATACGATCGGGAATGGCCGGAGCGCGCGCGGCAGACGATGTGGTGA
- the phnN gene encoding phosphonate metabolism protein/1,5-bisphosphokinase (PRPP-forming) PhnN — MTETLTTTTADQAAAIGPGRLVLVVGPSGAGKDTLLGLAKAACADDRNIVFPRRVITREASASEENEEVSIGMFQEALTRGEYAMHWEAHGHRYALWRAIDDEIRAGRTIVANVSRTVIGAIRRAYADVVVVSITAPPNVLAERIAMRARGSDGTVENRLGRVVEDALVAADVTIVNISSAEYHARQLVRAIKGEKWDD, encoded by the coding sequence ATGACGGAGACGCTGACAACCACAACAGCAGATCAGGCCGCTGCCATCGGGCCGGGCCGGCTGGTGCTCGTGGTCGGCCCAAGCGGCGCGGGCAAGGATACGCTGCTCGGCCTTGCCAAGGCAGCCTGTGCCGATGATCGCAACATCGTGTTTCCGCGACGCGTGATTACGCGTGAAGCATCGGCATCGGAGGAAAACGAAGAGGTCAGCATCGGCATGTTTCAGGAAGCGTTGACGCGTGGCGAGTATGCCATGCATTGGGAAGCCCACGGCCACCGCTACGCACTGTGGCGCGCGATCGACGACGAAATCCGCGCCGGACGAACCATCGTCGCCAACGTCTCGCGCACCGTCATCGGCGCAATTCGCCGCGCCTATGCCGACGTGGTGGTGGTTTCGATCACGGCGCCGCCAAACGTTCTGGCTGAACGGATTGCGATGCGGGCACGAGGCAGCGACGGCACGGTCGAAAACCGCCTGGGTCGGGTGGTCGAGGATGCCTTGGTTGCGGCGGACGTGACCATCGTCAATATCAGCAGTGCCGAATACCATGCCCGCCAACTCGTCCGCGCCATCAAGGGCGAGAAATGGGACGATTGA
- a CDS encoding alpha-D-ribose 1-methylphosphonate 5-triphosphate diphosphatase, which yields MTRQDIVLGNARIVLADRVIERGWAALADGRIAEFGEGNAPAGSEDAGGDLIMPGLIELHTDHLEMHYVPRPKVFWDPIAAVVSYDGQLATSGITTVLDSLRVWREDGAEEVDGRAGVLAEAITSARDANLLRADHFLHLRCEIPMPSVVEEAKELVDRPDVRLMSLMDHTPGQRQFRDEVKLRDYYRGKGGGKTDAELDALFEKRFHYQKTYAATNMREIVALAHQYEIPLASHDDTTEENVADAIQDRVAVAEFPTTMEAARGLHQAGIGILMGAPNVVRGGSHSGNIAAIDLAREGLLDILSSDYIPSSLLMAALQLPLHVPAIDLAAAVRTVTKTPAEAVGLADRGEIAAGKRADLIRVHVARGIPVVRSVWREGRRVA from the coding sequence ATGACAAGGCAAGACATCGTCCTCGGTAACGCCCGCATCGTGCTCGCCGATCGCGTGATCGAGCGTGGCTGGGCCGCTCTCGCCGATGGCCGCATCGCCGAATTCGGCGAAGGCAATGCGCCCGCAGGTAGCGAGGATGCCGGCGGCGACCTGATCATGCCCGGCCTGATCGAACTGCACACCGACCATCTGGAAATGCACTATGTGCCGCGCCCGAAGGTGTTCTGGGATCCGATCGCGGCGGTGGTCTCCTACGACGGACAGTTGGCTACTTCGGGCATCACGACCGTGCTGGATTCGCTGCGGGTCTGGCGTGAGGATGGCGCCGAGGAGGTTGATGGCAGGGCAGGCGTGCTTGCAGAAGCGATCACATCCGCGCGCGATGCGAACCTGCTTCGCGCCGATCACTTCCTGCACCTGCGCTGCGAAATCCCGATGCCGAGTGTGGTCGAAGAAGCCAAGGAGTTGGTCGACCGGCCGGACGTGCGGCTGATGTCGCTGATGGACCACACGCCGGGGCAGCGCCAGTTCCGCGACGAGGTCAAGCTGCGCGACTACTACCGCGGGAAGGGGGGCGGCAAAACCGACGCCGAGCTCGATGCGCTGTTCGAGAAGCGCTTCCACTATCAGAAGACATATGCCGCGACAAACATGCGTGAGATCGTCGCGCTCGCCCATCAATATGAAATTCCGCTCGCCAGCCACGACGACACGACCGAGGAAAATGTCGCCGACGCGATACAGGATCGTGTTGCGGTGGCGGAATTCCCGACCACGATGGAAGCTGCGCGCGGGCTGCATCAGGCCGGCATCGGCATCCTGATGGGGGCGCCGAACGTGGTCCGGGGTGGTTCGCATTCCGGCAACATCGCGGCCATCGATCTCGCCCGCGAGGGATTGTTGGATATCCTGTCGTCCGACTACATCCCCTCGAGCCTGCTGATGGCAGCACTGCAATTGCCGCTGCATGTCCCGGCGATCGACCTGGCCGCCGCCGTCCGCACGGTCACCAAGACGCCGGCCGAAGCCGTGGGCCTTGCGGACCGTGGCGAGATCGCAGCCGGCAAGCGTGCCGATCTGATCCGGGTGCATGTCGCCCGCGGCATTCCGGTGGTGCGCAGCGTCTGGCGGGAAGGGCGGCGGGTGGCATGA
- the phnL gene encoding phosphonate C-P lyase system protein PhnL: MTAMIDINNAGKTFTMHLQGGVELPVVRGVSFHVEPGECVVLSGPSGAGKSSILKMIFGNYRCDGGRIGIRHRGAVIDLATAEPRQVLSVRRSTIGYVSQFLRAVPRVATMDVVAEPLIANGSARAEAREQAGALLRRLNIPERLWALPPSTFSGGEQQRVNIAHGFISDLPILLLDEPTASLDAANRAVVVELIEEKKRQGVAMVAIVHDDEIRHLIADRIVDVTSFAAAA; the protein is encoded by the coding sequence ATGACTGCGATGATCGACATTAACAACGCCGGGAAAACCTTCACGATGCACCTGCAGGGCGGCGTCGAGCTGCCCGTGGTGCGCGGCGTCTCGTTCCATGTCGAGCCGGGCGAATGCGTGGTGCTGTCGGGCCCTTCAGGCGCCGGCAAATCCTCGATCCTGAAAATGATCTTTGGCAATTACCGCTGCGATGGCGGCCGGATCGGCATCCGGCATCGGGGCGCGGTGATCGATCTTGCCACGGCCGAGCCGCGGCAGGTGCTCAGCGTGCGCCGCTCGACCATCGGCTATGTCAGCCAGTTCCTGCGTGCGGTGCCGCGGGTTGCCACCATGGACGTGGTGGCGGAGCCCCTGATTGCGAACGGATCTGCACGCGCGGAAGCCCGCGAGCAGGCAGGCGCGCTGCTGCGCCGCCTCAACATTCCCGAGCGGCTGTGGGCACTGCCGCCGTCGACATTCTCCGGCGGCGAACAGCAGCGGGTCAACATCGCGCATGGTTTCATCTCCGACCTGCCGATTCTGTTGCTGGATGAACCCACGGCCTCGCTCGACGCGGCCAATCGCGCTGTTGTCGTTGAGTTGATTGAAGAGAAGAAACGTCAGGGCGTTGCGATGGTGGCGATCGTCCATGACGATGAAATTCGGCATCTGATCGCCGACCGGATCGTCGACGTGACGTCATTTGCCGCCGCGGCTTGA